From Diadema setosum chromosome 5, eeDiaSeto1, whole genome shotgun sequence, the proteins below share one genomic window:
- the LOC140228256 gene encoding uncharacterized protein, giving the protein MLGLPAMFISSRFLRSMRWHHPSYAAATSRTSLVRSVFPERFHFLTTPIHRSSLPTFLGIRVRLCHHGNSGDWKSSSGDSKRTRGAVQGGKVVSHGKGSSDTARGGAVDRRNAKGHNGGKKSNGDGEGYQTVNPTTIQVYADPTLSRTVRELSVILQRMRSNVKDLKEDVEDCTFEILRQSQSLRALEKNVKETKNLSADATESLKMQRDDLRTLEKNLVFFSKMTANHDNQLRDSILRLNECDKRLHAAVAKLDYVGSSLERVKRLVDEDVRAELRELKLAMRMAKNDTRNIREVLIRAGIVVPDPSPPDEGGPPKLE; this is encoded by the exons ATGCTCGGACTTCCAG CCATGTTTATCAGCTCGCGGTTTCTCCGCTCGATGCGATGGCATCACCCGAGCTACGCAGCCGCAACATCCAGGACATCTCTGGTCCGCTCGGTCTTCCCCGAACGCTTCCATTTCTTAACCACCCCCATCCATCGCTCTAGTCTGCCGACTTTCCTTGGGATAAGAGTACGACTCTGTCATCATGGCAACAGCGGAGACTGGAAGTCATCATCCGGAGACAGTAAGCGAACCCGAGGAGCGGTTCAAGGAGGGAAAGTGGTCTCACACGGTAAGGGGAGCAGCGACACCGCTCGCGGCGGTGCAGTCGACCGTCGCAACGCTAAAGGGCACAATGGCGGTAAGAAGagtaatggtgatggtgaggGATACCAGACCGTCAACCCGACAACCATTCAG GTCTACGCGGATCCAACGCTTTCACGAACTGTGCGCGAGTTGTCCGTGATCCTGCAGCGCATGCGGAGCAACGTAAAAGACCTGAAGGAGGATGTGGAGGACTGCACGTTCGAAATCCTGCGACAGAGCCAGTCACTGAGGGCGCTGGAGAAGAACGTGAAGGAGACCAAGAACCTTTCGGCGGACGCCACGGAGTCGCTCAAGATGCAGCGGGACGACTTGCGGACCTTGGAGAAGAACCTGGTCTTCTTTTCGAAGATGACGGCGAACCACGACAACCAACTGCGGGACTCGATCCTGCGCCTCAACGAGTGCGACAAGCGACTCCACGCGGCCGTGGCGAAGCTGGACTACGTGGGTTCGTCGCTGGAGCGAGTGAAGCGACTTGTCGACGAGGACGTGCGCGCGGAGCTCCGCGAGTTGAAGCTCGCGATGCGGATGGCGAAGAACGACACGAGGAACATCCGGGAGGTTTTGATTCGGGCGGGAATCGTGGTCCCTGATCCGTCGCCGCCAGATGAGGGCGGTCCACCAAAGCTAGAATGA
- the LOC140228701 gene encoding set1/Ash2 histone methyltransferase complex subunit ASH2-like → MAENKDSESGSLKDDRPEGAKASSDGEKAEERKEESQVEQKEEKEVEKAAEKTDEVDTDQQNKARVETTLSSQPSDDPEPMEVTENLTEEIQVQESVEMSVMEQATGKGEEEEEKEREEEVREEEPAVEEEVLMEVENKENISEAVMAMESGDTSQGEESIEMTGGDHCYCGKGRAFEDVELQCTQCAKWFHKACITTVSVVNSLPYMTTYTFTCKNCTANKIETFSRKVANFRELCHCALANLLAKHKNDDPPKVLFSKEADLIPFIDTHWEQLTPMPRRTTVTWHGTIVKAMMKEDDVFICKEKPDDPSQSETEYPLFGLVDQDLSKISPISEVKLGSSLKLDSSQKLSSSLSSVNGNSNLSASNRISRSAKRKGLESSQGLTSSKRTRSEVPASQKLPPHGYPLEHPFNKDGYRYILTEPDPHAPSSAFEEDQWIGKPIPAHLYRMALSKDVLLALHDRAPQLKISEDRLSVTGDRGYCMVRSTHGVNRGSWYFEVTIDQMPEGSATRLGWSQPLGNLQAPLGYDKFSYSWRSRKGTRFHESRGKHYSEAYGAGDTLGFYIQLPDKTAIEQIIPPTYKDRALIKFKSHLYFEEKDQTSEAEKALKSTQNSKIIFFKNGENKGVAFENLYEGTYHPAISLYKQCSASINFGPDFKFPPKGISDFRPISDLAYLSAVEQTISDILFLVEHEKDYEMAARGILIDI, encoded by the exons ATGGCGGAAAACAAAGACAG TGAATCAGGCAGCTTGAAGGATGATCGGCCAGAAGGTGCCAAAGCCTCATCTGATGGTGAGAAAGCGgaggaaaggaaagaagagTCACAGGTAGAGcagaaagaggagaaggaggtggAGAAGGCAGCAGAGAAGACAGATGAAGTTGACACTGATCAGCAGAACAAAGCCAGAGTGGAAACCACTCTATCCTCACAGCCATCTGACGATCCAGAGCCAATGGAGGTGACAGAAAATCTAACAGAGGAAATTCAG GTTCAGGAGTCGGTTGAGATGAGTGTCATGGAGCAAGCCACCGgtaagggggaggaggaggaggagaaagagcgAGAGGAGGAGGTaagggaggaggag CCAGCGGTGGAGGAGGAAGTCCTGATGGAGGTGGAGAACAAGGAAAACATCTCTGAAGCTGTGATGGCCATGGAGAGTGGTGACACTAGTCAGGGGGAAGAGAGTATAGAAATGACAGGGGGAGATCATTGCTACTG CGGAAAGGGCAGGGCTTTTGAGGACGTTGAACTTCAGTGTACACAGTGTGCTAAGTGGTTCCACAAAGCTTGCATCACAACTGTCAGTGTAGT AAATTCCTTGCCATATATGACAACCTACACTTTCACCTGCAAAAACTGTACTGCCAACAAAATTGAAACATTCAGCAGAAAAGTTGCAA ATTTCCGAGAGCTGTGCCACTGTGCCCTAGCTAACCTTCTGGCCAAGCACAAAAACGATGATCCCCCAAAGGTGCTCTTCTCCAAGGAAGCCGACCTGATCCCCTTTATCGACACCCACTGGGAGCAGCTGACTCCTATGCCCCGTCGCACCACGGTCACTTGGCACGGGACCATCGTCAAGGCCATG ATGAAAGAGGATGATGTTTTCATCTGTAAGGAGAAGCCAGATGACCCATCACAAAGCGAGACAGAGTATCCCCTCTTTGGCCTGGTGGACCAG GACTTGTCCAAAATCAGCCCAATCTCAGAGGTCAAGCTAGGAAGTAGCCTTAAGCTGGACAGCTCGCAAAAACTCAGCTCGTCTCTGAGCTCTGTCAATG GGAATTCCAATTTGTCAGCTTCCAACCGAATCAGTCGTAGTGCCAAGAGGAAAGGTCTAGAAAGCAGCCAGGGACTGACTTCCAGTAAAAGAACAAGGAG TGAAGTACCTGCGTCCCAGAAGTTACCTCCACACGGCTACCCCTTGGAGCACCCATTCAACAAGGATGGCTACAGGTACATCCTGACGGAGCCGGACCCCCACGCCCCCAGCAGTGCCTTTGAGGAAGACCAGTGGATCGGGAAGCCCATCCCTGCCCACCTCTACCGCATGGCTCTCAGCAAGGATGTTCTTCTCGCCTTGCACGACAGAG CCCCACAGCTGAAGATATCAGAGGACCGTCTATCAGTAACTGGAGATCGAGGCTACTGTATGGTTCGCTCCACCCACGGCGTGAACCGGGGGTCGTGGTACTTTGAGGTCACGATAGACCAGATGCCGGAAGGGAGTGCTACGAGGCTGGGATGGTCTCAGCCCCTTG GCAACTTGCAAGCTCCCCTTGGATACGACAAGTTTTCGTACTCGTGGCGGAGCCGGAAAGGGACGCGGTTCCATGAGAGCCGGGGGAAGCACTACAGTGAAGCCTACGGGGCGGGGGACACACTGGGCTTCTACATACAGCTTCCCGATAAGACGGCCATCGAGCAGATCATTCCTCCCACCTACAAAGACAGG GCTCTCATTAAGTTCAAGAGTCATCTCTACTTTGAGGAGAAGGATCAGACATCAGAAGCAGAGAAGGCCCTCAAATCAACTCAAAACAGCAAG ATCATTTTCTTCAAGAATGGCGAGAATAAGGGAGTGGCATTTGAGAACCTGTATGAGGGGACCTACCATCCAGCGATCTCACTCTACAAACAGTGTTCC GCAAGCATCAACTTTGGACCAGACTTCAAGTTCCCGCCCAAGGGGATCAGCGACTTCCGACCAATCAGTGATCTTGCTTACCTTTCGGCCGTGGAGCAGACGATATCGGACATTCTCTTTCTCGTGGAGCATGAGAAGGACTACGAGATGGCAGCCCGTGGCATCCTCATTGACATATAA